Genomic segment of bacterium:
TCAGCTACTATTACGATATGAGCTGGGAGACGCCGGAGGGCCAGGTGGTGGAAGCGGCCGGGCGGGACATGTTTGTCCTGGCGCGGCAGGAGGGACGCTGGTGGGCCGTGGCCGACCAGTTCTCGCCCTATCCCGGCGGAAAATGAAGCCTGCTTTATGACTGCTGTAAACGGTTCAAGGGGAAATTCCAACCACAATAACGTCTTGCAAGGAGGAGTTTATGCAGTGGAAAGAAATGCTTCGCCTGGAGCTGGAAAGCGCCTACCGCACCACCGAGGGGCTGATGGACATGACCGAGGGCTGCGATCTGGAGTGGAAGCCCTCTGCGGCCAACAACTGGATGACCACGGGCCAGTTGCTGCTGCACCTGACCAATAGTTGCGGGGCCGGAATGCACGGGTTCGCCACCGGCGATTGGGGGCTGCCCGAGGGTGTGGACCTGGCCAATATCCCGCCCGAGGAGATGTTGCCCCCGGCGGAAAAGCTGCCCTCGATCGGCAGCGTGAAAGAGGCGAAAGCGAAGCTGGCTGAGGACAAAGCCCTGGCGGTCAGGACACTGGACGGCTGCAGTGAGGAGCAGCTTGTCAACCAGATCGCGCCGGCGTGCTGGGATGAGCTTCAGTATGTGCTGGGCCACCGTTTCCTGCAGATGGTGCATCACTTGAACCTGCACAAGGCCCAGTTGTTCTACTACCTGAAATTGCAGGGCCGTCCGGTCAACACCATGCACCTTTGGGGCTGAGCGGAAAATAAAGCGTGCTTTCGGCCGCTTTCCTGCATAAAATTCAGCGGATTCCGTTTTTTCCGGCCCGGGCCGGAACTGCGATCAACCGCTGCATGCCAGGAGGGGCTATGAAACTGCGGGCTATGACTCTGAGCGTTGCCGTACTGGTGTTCTCACTCTGTGGGAGCGCTCCGGCGGAGGATGCGGTGCTCGACGCCCTGGGGCGGGCCGCCTCGGTGACGACGGGGTTGGTCTACGGCAACGGCGGCGGGCGAGAGCTGCACCTCGACCTCTACCGTCCCTCCGGGGCCGGCGAGGGGCCGTTCCCGGCGGTGGTGTTCATCCACGGCGGGGGCTGGCGCGCCGGCAACCCGGGGCAGTTCTCGCGTCAGGCCATGTACCTGGCCACCCAGGGGTATGTCTGCGCCAGCATCGAATACCGTCTTTCGGGTGAGGCGCAGTTCCCGGCCGCGATCGAGGACTGCAAGTGCGCCCTGCGCTGGATGCGGGCCGTGGGCGCGCGGGACTACCATGCCGACCCGGAGCGGGTGGCGGTGGCGGGAAGCTCGGCCGGGGGACACCTGGCCCTGCTCGTGGGAACGAGCGGAGGCGCTGCGGAGCTGGAGGGCAGCGGGGGCTGGGCCGGGTATTCCAGC
This window contains:
- a CDS encoding alpha/beta hydrolase, translated to MKLRAMTLSVAVLVFSLCGSAPAEDAVLDALGRAASVTTGLVYGNGGGRELHLDLYRPSGAGEGPFPAVVFIHGGGWRAGNPGQFSRQAMYLATQGYVCASIEYRLSGEAQFPAAIEDCKCALRWMRAVGARDYHADPERVAVAGSSAGGHLALLVGTSGGAAELEGSGGWAGYSSRAQLVVAFNPACEFVGFENESVRAFLGGSSREAPDAYRLATPATWLDKSDPPMLLLHGDADTVVPYVQPKRFVEALKAAGVEAELYTEKGTGHTWYGQPPYFEPTTLALKNFLDRHFK
- a CDS encoding DinB family protein, which translates into the protein MQWKEMLRLELESAYRTTEGLMDMTEGCDLEWKPSAANNWMTTGQLLLHLTNSCGAGMHGFATGDWGLPEGVDLANIPPEEMLPPAEKLPSIGSVKEAKAKLAEDKALAVRTLDGCSEEQLVNQIAPACWDELQYVLGHRFLQMVHHLNLHKAQLFYYLKLQGRPVNTMHLWG